Genomic segment of Leptospira kanakyensis:
CCCTCTTCATATAGAAATGTTATACAATGAGTTTGATTCTGTAGGTGCATTTTCGTGCGCCACCTTACTTGTGTTTCTCTCTCTACTCACTCTCATCTTTAAATTGATTTTGGAAAAACGAACTGCGAGCAAGAAAAATGCCGATTGAAATTAATAACGTAAATAAAACCTTTGGGTCGTTCACCGCACTAAAAGAGGTTAACCTCTCCATTCCAGATGGAGAACTTGTAGCCTTACTTGGTCCTTCCGGATCTGGGAAAACCACCTTACTTCGCATCATTGCTGGTCTCGAAGAACCATCTTCTGGAAATGTAGAGTTTGTCGGAGAAAATCTTTCCAAATCCAAAATTCAAAATGGAGAGGTGGGATTTGTTTTCCAACACTATGCCCTCTTTCGCCATATGACGATTGCAGAAAACATTGGATTTGGTTTGGAAGTAAGACCAAAAGCTTTGCGACCTTCCAAAAAAGAAATTCAGGAAAAAGTTTCTAAATTACTGACACTCATCCAACTCGAAAAGTTTCACAACCGCTACCCACATGAATTGTCGGGCGGCCAACGCCAACGTGTGGCACTCGCTCGTGCTCTTGCCATCGAACCAAAATTTTTATTACTGGATGAACCCTTCGGTGCCCTTGATGCCAAAGTCAGAAAGGAATTACGGAACTGGTTGCGAAGACTGCATGACGAAATCCACATAACAAGTGTTTTTGTAACTCATGACCAAGAAGAAGCTCTGGAAGTGAGTGATCGAATTGTCATCTTAAACCATGGCCAATTGGAACAAGTGGGAAGCCCGGACGAGGTGTATAACAAACCTAAGTCCCCTTTTGTTTTCCACTTCCTTGGAGATGTGAACCTCTTCCATGGGCGGATCGAAGAAGGGACAACCAAAATCGGAAACTTGGCTCTCGATAGTTCCGAACACCAAGATGTAAAGGAATCGGTAGCCGTGGCCTATGTTCGTCCTTATGATGTGGAAATTGTGAGGGAACCCGACCAAGGGATCGCTGCGGAAATCCAATACATCCATTCCACGGGAAGGAATGTGCGAGTGGAACTCAAACGAGTGGATACAGGCACTCTGATTGAATCCGTTTTGGAACAGGAAACCTATCGTCTTTTGAACCTTTTGCCCGGCGAGACGGTCTATTTGAGGATAAAAAAAGCAAAAGTATACGTAGAAGACTTCTCTATCTAGTATTTTCCGCTAATATAGTTTACAAATCGTCCAATATACAAAACATTGGACGGTAGGATTGGAAAAAATGGGAAATTTGGAAGTTTTGACAGAAACCTATACCTCCCTCTCCCTAGAACAGGGATTAAGGCAACTTAGTTTGGATTTTCCAGGCAAGGCTGTGTTCACTACCAGTTTTGGATTGGAAGACCAAGCCATCACTCATGCGATTCTCGCAAACCAAATCGACATTCGGATTGCTACTTTGGATACGGGGCGACTCTTCCAAGAGACCTATGATGTTTGGCAAAAAACTAACGTTCGTTATGGGGCAAAAATTGAAGCCTTTTATCCAAACGAAAAAGAAATCCAAGGTTTTGTAGAAGAGAATGGGCCGAATGCATTTTATGATTCTTTAGATTTACGAAAAGAATGTTGTCGGATTCGCAAACTCGTTCCTCTCGATGCCATTTTAAAAGACACAGAAGTTTGGGTGACTGGACTCAGAAAAGACCAATCTGGATTTAGAACCGAAATGTCTATTTTCGAATCGGATCCCCAAAGAAATTTAATCAAATACCAACCACTACTTTTATGGTCCTTTGAAGATACTTGGAAGTATATCAGAGAACACAATGTACCATACAACCTATTACACGACAAAGGTTTTCCAAGCATTGGTTGTGCACCTTGTACCCGTGCCATTGAACCAGGAGAAGACTTTCGTGCAGGCCGATGGTGGTGGGAACAAGAATCTAAAAAAGAATGCGGCCTACATTGGGTAGACGGCAAACTCACACCGAAAAAAGGATAATACCAACATGACCGATTTACATAGACTTTCCCATCTAGACCAACTAGAATCGGAAGCCATCTATATTTTAAGAGAAGTGGCAGCACAATTTGAAAGACCTGCCCTTCTATTTTCAGGAGGAAAAGATTCGATTTGTCTCGTACATCTTGCACTCAAAGCCTTTCGACCTGGAAAATTTCCTTTCCCTCTCGTTCATATTGATACAGGGCATAACTTTGATGAGGCGCTAAAATTTAGAGATGACTTAGCGGAACGAACTGGAGAAAAACTAGTGGTTCGTTACGTGCAAGATTCCATCGACCAAGGCAAAGCTGTGGAAGAAAAAGGAAAGTTCCCGAGCAGAAATGCCATCCAAGCAGTGACACTCCTTGATACCATTGCTGAGTTCAAATTTGATGCTTGTATTGGTGGGGCTCGCCGGGATGAAGAAAAAGCTCGTGCCAAAGAAAGAATATTTTCTGTCAGAGATGAATTTGGATCTTGGGATCCCAAACTCCAACGCCCAGAACTTTGGAATATCTATAATGGTAAAATCCATGTGGGTGAAAACGTAAGGGTATTTCCAATCAGCAACTGGACGGAACTTGATGTTTGGGAATACATCCGAAAAGAAAAGATCGAACTTCCATCGCTTTATTTTTCACACCAAAGAGAAATCGTATGGCGAGAAGACCTAGTGTTTCCGGTATCGAAGTTCATTAGTTTAGACAATACAGACAAAGTAGAAACAAGAACCGTAAGGTTTCGGACTGTAGGTGATATGACATGCACTGCGGCCGTAGAATCCGAAGCCAATACAATCGACGATATCATTCGTGAAATTCAAGTTTCAAGAACCACCGAAAGAGGATCTCGTTTGGATGACAAACGTTCCGAAGCAGCGATGGAAGATAGAAAAAAAGGTGGGTATTTTTAATGGATATTTTACGTTTTATTACTGCAGGTAGTGTAGATGATGGGAAATCGACTCTCATCGGACGATTGTTATACGATAGTAAATCTATTTTCCAAGACCAATTAGAAGCCATTGAAAAAGCAGGACAGGTAAATGGACAAATCAACCTAGCCCTTCTCACTGATGGATTAAAAGCGGAAAGAGAACAAGGGATTACTATCGACATTGCTTATAAATATTTTTCGACTCCGAAAAGAAAATTTATCATAGCAGATGCACCAGGACATGTGCAGTACACTAGAAATATGGTGACTGGAGCTTCTAACTCTGATCTTGCGATCATTTTGATTGATGCGAGAAAAGGTGTGATCGAACAAACTTACCGCCACTCTTATATTGTATCCCTACTCAGAATTCCCTATGTTGTTGTTTGTATCAATAAAATGGATTTGGTAGATTTTTCCGAAGAAGTATTTTTAAATATCCAAAAACAATATTTAGAATTTGCAAAAGACCTAGATTTAAAATCCATCCACTTCCTTCCGATTTCTGCACTGAACGGTGACAATGTGGTAGATTTATCTTCTTCCATGCCTTGGTGGAAAGGAAGTTCATTACTTGGATTTTTAGAAGAAATTGAGCTCCGCACAGAAGAAGACTCGCCAGCACCTAGATTTCCTGTACAAAATGTGATTCGTCCCCAAACCACAGAATACCATGATTACAGAGGTTATGCGGGGCAAATCAGAAGTGGACACTTCACTGTAGGAGATTCCATCACTGTTTTACCAAGTGGGTTAAAATCAAAAATCAAAGCCATTGATACCTATGCGGGTTCCGTTAATACTGCCTATGCTCCCATGTCTGTCACCATTCGTTTGGAAGATGAAATTGATGTAAGTCGAGGAGATATGTTAGTGGTCAGTGGTAAGGAGCCAATCACTTCACAAGATTTGGAAGCTCATATCTGTTGGATGGACCAAAAGGTAATGACCCCCGGTTCCAAGTATTTACTCCGCCAAACAACCAATGCCGTAAAGGCTTCCATTCGTTCTTTGGAATACCGAGTGGAAACAAGCACCCACGAAAAGAAGGAACAGGCAAGTCTTGGCCTAAATGAAATTGGAAAAGTAACCATCAGAACTGCAAAACCTGTGGCTTACGACCCGTATTCCCAAATCCGAGGGACGGGGAGCTTTGTTTTGGTTGATGAAGGGACCAACCAGACGGTGGCGGCAGGAATGTTATTGTAGAACTTTAGTTCAATATAACAGATTTTTTCTTGATTTAAATCATGCTATTTCGCTAAGCTGGCAGTAGCATGAGTAAGGCCACTACGACAAAAACCAAATGGATCCGTAAATCCTTCATCGGGGAGACCAAACTTCCCATCGTTTACGAACCTGCCGAAGAAAGGGATCTGGAAGATCTGACCCATTGGATCCAAAAGAACCAAAAAGAATGGCGAGAGGATTTAAAAACCTATGGCGCCGTTCTCTTTCGCGGTTTCCCTGTTCATCAAGCTACCGACTTCCAATCCATCCTATTTGCTACGGAAGAAAAAAAGTTGGGTGAGTTTTATTTGGGCACCTCGCCACGCGACCAGGTCGTCAAACATGTGTTTACTGCAAGTGAACTCCCTCCCCACTACCCCATCATGCAACATGCTGAGATGAGTTTTCTTGACAACCCTCCTAAACTTTTATTTTTTTATGCGGAAAAAGCTTCCGAAACTGGTGGAGAAACTCCACTCACGGATCTTCGGGAAATTTACAAAGATGTAGATCCTAAAATCAAAGATAAAATTCAAAAACATGGAATTCGTTATCGAAGGCGTTACGATGGTCCATCCACCACAGCACGTTTTTCTTTATGGAAAACGAAACGTTGGGATGAGATGTTTGGAACCACAAACCTTGAGGAAGTCAAAAAAATTTCTGATAAAAATAGATTTAAGTTGGATTGGTTCGGAACTGATTCCTTGACCATCACCAATGAACAATCGGGTTTCCGCGTCCATCCTGAAGCAAAAACAACGGCATGGCATAACCATTCACAAACGTTTCATTACCAAGCGGCTGTGAGTGAAGTATGGAAAATTTTCAAAAGACAAAAAACATTTCGTTCTCTTGGTGTGGCACTACTCCTCACACTCCTCACTACAATCAAAAGGATATCCGGACAAGAGTCACATGACGTTCATGTCACTTATGGAAATGGAGAAGAAATTTCTGCAGGAGAAATGCAATCCATAACAAATGTTTTCTGGAAACATCTGGTAGCCATTCCTTGGCAAACAGGAGACGTTCTCATCATTGATAACTTATCCGTTTCCCATGGCAGACTACCCTTTACCGGTCCCCGTCGTATTTTAGTAGGTTGGTCAGATTAAATGGATATCAATGCAGTTCGCCTCAATTTCAACAAAGACTCAGTATATTTAATCAATGCACTGGTTGGTTTTATTATGTTTGGAATTGCTCTGGAATTAAAACTCCAAGACTTCAAACATTTATTACGATACCCAAAACCAGCGTTTGTTGGTCTTTTTAGCCAATACATTCTTTTGCCTCTTGCCACCCTTCTTATCATTTGGGTGATTAACCCACACCCTGGCCTTGCCCTTGGGATGGTTCTTGTGGCAGCATGTCCTGGCGGGAATATGTCCAACTTTTTCACACATTTGGCAAAAGGAAATTTGGCTCTCTCAGTGAGTCTAACGACGTTTTCTTCTGCATTTGCTTTTATTCTGACACCAATTGGATTTTTCTTTTGGGGGAATATACTTCCTGTTACAAAAGAATATCTTAAGTCGATCACTGTTAGTCCCTATGAGATTTTGGTTTCCATCACTGTACTACTCGTTGTTCCACTGATACTCGGAATTCTTTTTCAAAAACTATTTCCTAAACTCACACATACAGTGAAACGAGCAGTGCAAAGGATCTCCATTTTACTACTCGCTTTCTTTATCGTAGGTGCTCTTGCGACCAATTGGAAGTTCTTTAAAGAATACATCCAACTTCTCTTCGGTCTTGTATTTGTGATGAACCTTGCTGGACTTTCGCTTGGATATTATTTTGCCAAACTATTCCGATTGCCTCTTGGGGATAGAAAGACGGTAGCGATAGAAACAGGAATTCAAAATTCAAGTCTCGGTCTTGCGATTGTTTTTAGTTTCTTTGATGGACTTGGTGGAATGGCAATGATATGTGCATGGTGGGGAATTTGGCACCTGATTGCCGGTGCCGCCATTGCTACTTATTGGAACAAAACAACTCCTAAAGAATTGGAATCTTAATTTAAAATTCCAATTCGATTGATGTAATCTCCAAAAGACTCTTTGGTATTTCTTTCTTTCGAAAACCTTCCAAAGAGTCCATCTAACTCAGATAAAATTGCTGCTTCATCCAAATCTTCTTTGTATTTACGATTCAGCCTGTAACCTTCCGCATCAGCACCTAAGTGTAAATTGTATTTTCCATAAGAGGTTCCGACAAGACCAATCTCTGAAATGTATGGCCTTGCACATCCATTGGGACAACCTGTCATCCGAATGGATACTGGTTCGTCAGCGAGTCCATGTTTTCCAAGGATAGGTTCAATTTTGTCGATTAGACTTGGGAGGTATCTCTGTGCTTCCGCAAGCGCCAAAGAACAGGTGTTTAATGCCACACATGCGATGGAATTTTTGCGAATTTGTGAAATTTCATTTGTTTTACGATGGACACCAAACTTCACAAGAATGGATTCAATGAGATCCTTATCTTTGGGAAAAATGTCAGATAAAATCAAGTTTTGGTTACAAGTAAAACGAAATGTAGCACGTCTTGTTTTCGAAACTTCGAGGAGGGCCGTTTTTAGATTATAACCATGTTCATCACAAACACGACCATTCTCTACAAAAACCGTATAATGCCAGTTACCTGCCACGTCTTGTCTCCAACCAAAGTCATCAGATCTTTGGGTGAACTGATATTCTTTTGCCGGTTCAAAACTAATCCCCACTCGTTTTTCCACTTCTCGTTTGTAGAACTCAACACCCAAACGATCCAAAGTATATTTCAAACGAGATAACTTTCGGTCTTCCCTGTTTCCAAAATCTCTTTGGACAGTTACAATTTCATAAACTACTTTTAAGATATCTTTTTTAGGAATAAAACCAAATACAGTTCCCACTCTTGGGTAGGTATCAGGATTTCCGTGGGTGGTTCCAAGGCCTCCACCCACTGCGACATTGAAACCAAGGAGTTGTCCATTTTCAATGATGGCAATGAGTCCAATATCGTTTGTAAAAAGATCTACGTCGTTATAAGGGGGAATCGCAATCGCAATTTTAAACTTACGAGGAAGATATACATCTTTATACAAAGGATCTTCTGGTTCTTCTTTTTCTGCTAAAAGATTTTCATCGAGCCATATCTCATAATAGGCTCTGGTTTTAGGTAATAATGACCTACTAATTTCGCCAGCATACCCAAACACTTCTTTGTGTAAGGGGCTTGTCGCCGGGTTCGATGTACAAGTCACGTTACGATTGACATCACCACAAGCAGCAATGGAATCCAAAAATACAGAATCAAATGCTTTGATGGTTGGTTTGATTTTAGACTTCAAAATTCCATGGAGTTGGACTGTTTGGCGAGTGGTGATTTTAATGGTTCCTGTTGAATTCTCACCAGCAACATTATGTAAAGCTTCCCAATGCACTGGCCCAATCATTCCACCTGGGATTCTTAAACGAATCATAAAGGAATACAAACGTTCTAATTTTTTTGCAGCACGTTCTTCTCTACGATCTCTATCGTCTTGTTGGTACATCCCATGAAACTTAAGAAGTAGTTGGTCATCAGAACGAAGTGAACCAGTGTGTTCATCTTTCAAACTTAAAGCTAATGAACCTCTTAAACCCCGGCTAAGGCGTTTTACTTTTTCCGCTAATGTTTCTTTTTTTTGTTCTGCCATGATTACCTCAGTAAACGTCCTTAATGTAGCGACCGGCTTCTTCTAATTCTTTTAAATAATCAGAAGCTTCTTTTCCTGTATCAAATGTTCTTTCTGATAAAATTTCAATGAGTTTGCGGTCGACGTCCTTACTCATTGGATCTTTCGACCCACAAAGATAAATCACTGCCCCACTTTCGATCCATTTCAAAAGTTCTGCGGCGTTTTCACCCATTCGGTCTTGAACATAAACTTTCTGTTTTGTATCTCTGGAAAAAGCAGCATTTAACCTGTGCAATACGCCAGTATCCATCAGTTCCAAAAGTTCTGTTTGGTAATAAAAATCGGAGACAAAATTTCTTTCTCCAAAAAATAACCAGTTTTTGCCGTTCCCACTATTTTGTTCTCTTTCAAATAAAAAACTTCTAAAAGGTGCGATCCCAGTACCAGGCCCAATCATAATGATATCTGTATCAGGACTTGGCAATCGAAAGGAATTGTTTCTCTGAATGAAAAAGGGAACCACTTCTCCTTCTTTCAATTCTGACAAAAAACCAGAACAAAAACCGGTTTTGATTCCAGTAAATGTTTCGATCTCCACTTCTGCAACAGTGAGGTGGACTTCATCCTCTCCATGTGCCGATGGACTGGATGCAATGGAATAATACCTAGGAACAATCGGTTCTAAAATATCTACGAGAGTTTGGAGTTCTAGTTGTTTTTCGGAAGGATTTAAAGTTAACAAAACATCCAAATCCAGTTTACCCGAAGGTAATTCTTTTCCAATGAGTCCTGCATATTTTTGAATCACACGGTCTGGCAAAAAACGAACGGATACTTTTTTACGAAATAAATCATAAGCCATCCATGTTTCCCCTTTATAGGTAACACGAGTTTCACGATCTGTTTTTAATAACGATAAAATACGATTTACTTCATCTTCACGGTTATAGGCAAGAAAACCTGCACTATCCCCAGGAAGATAATCAATCGGCACAGTGGTTTTGATTTCAATATGTCTGGTTGATTTACTAGCACCAACATCATTCAAAACGATATTTGTAACAACCGCCCCTTCATAAACAACCTTACCTCCCGATGCCGGTTTTGCCGCAGGATTCTGCGTTGTTTTAGGGCTTTGTGGAGTTGCTGTTTTAGAATGAGCATTGAGTTTAGAAATAAGTTCACTCATCCAAGGTTTGGCAACAGCTTCAAAGTCTACATCACATTTACCTAATGGTTGGATCCTCTCTGCACCTAACTTAGACAACATGGAATCTACATCTTCACCTGTTTGGCAAAAAAGTGGGTAACTAGTATCGCCTAACCCAAGAACTGCGAACTTAACTTTAGATAATGAATCTTTTGAATCAGCCAAAATTTGAATGAAAGGTTTTGCTGCTTGAGGTGGTTCCCCATCTCCATGAGTGGAAACTACCACAAATAAATATTCTTCTTCTTTGAGATCTTTTGCTTTATAAGTATCTGTACTTTTTAATTTCGCAGAAACACCCAACTCTTTTAGTTTTTTAACAAGTTCTGTTCCGAGTTTCTTGGAGTTCCCGGTTTCTGTTCCGTAAACCACGCTGCATTGGATGGGTTGGGCTTTTAAATTTCCATGTAAAGGATCCGTTCCCGAATCTATACTCACAGGAGGTGTGAGGGAAACATCAACACTTCCTCCAATACTTGCCTGTGTGAGCGCTGATAAATATCCAGACATCCACACCCATTCGTCTTTGGTGGATTCCTTCAGTAGCTGTAAAAATCGATTGCGTTTCTCATCGGATAGCATAAAAACCTATTTTTGATTTGGATTCCAGTAAAACATCCAAAAAGTCTGATAAATTGAATCTTTCCCCAGAGATATACCCCAAGTAAACCAAAAAAATGGAGATTTTGTAGAAATAATTAGCCAATCACTTGACTATTTCTGACAATATCGCAAGGTATAACAGATATGTCCTCCAATAAGACAGAACATGGATTTGTCAGTTTTGTGAGCGGTGGCCCCGGTCCCATTGACCTTTTGACCCTCCGCGGACGGAGTCGTATCGAATCCGCTGACGTCATTCTCTATGATGCCCTTCTTGATCCCGGTTTTTTAGACTTATTTCCTGAGGATGCACAAATCCTTTATGTAGGAAAAAGGTCGGGGGAACACGCTCGCACCCAATCAGAAATCAATTCCCTTCTTGTAGAATTCGCCACCCAAGGAAAACATGTGGTTCGTTTGAAGGGAGGTGACGCTTCTATTTTTGGAAGACTTGCCGAAGAAATCCAAAGTCTCGAAAAAGAGGGAATCTCTTTCGAGGTGATTCCTGGAGTGAGTTCCGTAACTACCGGTGTTGCCGAGTTAGGTTTATCGCTGACTGTTCGCGGAATTTCCAGACAAATCATCATCCTTGATGGTCATACCATTTTAGAAGACGAACGCAGTTGGATCGGGATGGAAAATTTCCAGGGAACCATTGCCATTCTAATGGGAAGTAAAAAAACAAAAGAACTTGCAGAAACGCTTATACAAAAGGGAATGAGCGGCACAACTCCCATCGTTCTTGCAGAAAATGTGGGAAGAGGAAATCCCATTTATACAACATCCACTCTCGCAGACACTGCGTTAAACGAGATTCCGAAACAATCCACTGGCCCAGGAATTCTTTATGTTGGAGAAGTCATTCGTCCCCTACTCGATCGTACGAAAAAAACACTCGGCTATAGTTCACAAAATTTAATCTAAAATGAATTTCAAAAAATATCCCATCTTCCTCAATTTAGAAAATAAAAATATTCTGATTGTTGGTGGAGGGAATGCTTGTTTAGAAAAACTAAAGGGTCTCGAGTTTACTGGTGCTAAAATCCATGTAATCGCTATCAATTTTAGTGCTGAAGTAAAAACTTTTTTAGCAAAGTATCCAAACATCACCACAGAAGAACGTGCCGTGGGAGAAGAAGATCTAAACCATCGTGATATTATTTTTTTAGGAACAAGTGACTCAGGGATCAATCAAAAGTTCAGAGCTCTCGCCAAAGAAAAAGGGATTTGGGTCAATTCAGTTGATGATCCAAAAAATTGTGATTTTTATTCATCTTCATCCGTATCCATTGGTCCCGTTCAATTTGCAATTTCCACAGATGGAAAGTTTGCAGGGGTGTCATCTACCCTTCGCAAACTTTTTGAAGAAATCATCCCCGAAGAAGACCATGAACTCATGGAAACACTTTTTGAAATGCGAAGAAACTTAAAAGAAATCCTTCCTAATGATAAAGAAAGAAGACTTGTTTTAAAAGAAATTGTTCAAAACTTAAACTCAAGATACTTTCACAAACACTAATTTGCATCAGGATAGATCTGAATCGTTGTTAATTGATGTTCATTTGACCAAACTGAATGTAAGGGAATATTAACAATCAACTTTTCATTACTATCCAACCTTGCCGTCCACTCTCCGGGAGTTCTTGGATCCGAAAATTTTACCTTTTTGATAGGAAATGGGAATTGAATTTCAAACTGAATGAACTCAACAAG
This window contains:
- a CDS encoding sulfate/molybdate ABC transporter ATP-binding protein; amino-acid sequence: MPIEINNVNKTFGSFTALKEVNLSIPDGELVALLGPSGSGKTTLLRIIAGLEEPSSGNVEFVGENLSKSKIQNGEVGFVFQHYALFRHMTIAENIGFGLEVRPKALRPSKKEIQEKVSKLLTLIQLEKFHNRYPHELSGGQRQRVALARALAIEPKFLLLDEPFGALDAKVRKELRNWLRRLHDEIHITSVFVTHDQEEALEVSDRIVILNHGQLEQVGSPDEVYNKPKSPFVFHFLGDVNLFHGRIEEGTTKIGNLALDSSEHQDVKESVAVAYVRPYDVEIVREPDQGIAAEIQYIHSTGRNVRVELKRVDTGTLIESVLEQETYRLLNLLPGETVYLRIKKAKVYVEDFSI
- a CDS encoding phosphoadenylyl-sulfate reductase is translated as MGNLEVLTETYTSLSLEQGLRQLSLDFPGKAVFTTSFGLEDQAITHAILANQIDIRIATLDTGRLFQETYDVWQKTNVRYGAKIEAFYPNEKEIQGFVEENGPNAFYDSLDLRKECCRIRKLVPLDAILKDTEVWVTGLRKDQSGFRTEMSIFESDPQRNLIKYQPLLLWSFEDTWKYIREHNVPYNLLHDKGFPSIGCAPCTRAIEPGEDFRAGRWWWEQESKKECGLHWVDGKLTPKKG
- the cysD gene encoding sulfate adenylyltransferase subunit CysD, producing MTDLHRLSHLDQLESEAIYILREVAAQFERPALLFSGGKDSICLVHLALKAFRPGKFPFPLVHIDTGHNFDEALKFRDDLAERTGEKLVVRYVQDSIDQGKAVEEKGKFPSRNAIQAVTLLDTIAEFKFDACIGGARRDEEKARAKERIFSVRDEFGSWDPKLQRPELWNIYNGKIHVGENVRVFPISNWTELDVWEYIRKEKIELPSLYFSHQREIVWREDLVFPVSKFISLDNTDKVETRTVRFRTVGDMTCTAAVESEANTIDDIIREIQVSRTTERGSRLDDKRSEAAMEDRKKGGYF
- a CDS encoding sulfate adenylyltransferase subunit 1, yielding MDILRFITAGSVDDGKSTLIGRLLYDSKSIFQDQLEAIEKAGQVNGQINLALLTDGLKAEREQGITIDIAYKYFSTPKRKFIIADAPGHVQYTRNMVTGASNSDLAIILIDARKGVIEQTYRHSYIVSLLRIPYVVVCINKMDLVDFSEEVFLNIQKQYLEFAKDLDLKSIHFLPISALNGDNVVDLSSSMPWWKGSSLLGFLEEIELRTEEDSPAPRFPVQNVIRPQTTEYHDYRGYAGQIRSGHFTVGDSITVLPSGLKSKIKAIDTYAGSVNTAYAPMSVTIRLEDEIDVSRGDMLVVSGKEPITSQDLEAHICWMDQKVMTPGSKYLLRQTTNAVKASIRSLEYRVETSTHEKKEQASLGLNEIGKVTIRTAKPVAYDPYSQIRGTGSFVLVDEGTNQTVAAGMLL
- a CDS encoding TauD/TfdA family dioxygenase translates to MSKATTTKTKWIRKSFIGETKLPIVYEPAEERDLEDLTHWIQKNQKEWREDLKTYGAVLFRGFPVHQATDFQSILFATEEKKLGEFYLGTSPRDQVVKHVFTASELPPHYPIMQHAEMSFLDNPPKLLFFYAEKASETGGETPLTDLREIYKDVDPKIKDKIQKHGIRYRRRYDGPSTTARFSLWKTKRWDEMFGTTNLEEVKKISDKNRFKLDWFGTDSLTITNEQSGFRVHPEAKTTAWHNHSQTFHYQAAVSEVWKIFKRQKTFRSLGVALLLTLLTTIKRISGQESHDVHVTYGNGEEISAGEMQSITNVFWKHLVAIPWQTGDVLIIDNLSVSHGRLPFTGPRRILVGWSD
- a CDS encoding bile acid:sodium symporter family protein; protein product: MDINAVRLNFNKDSVYLINALVGFIMFGIALELKLQDFKHLLRYPKPAFVGLFSQYILLPLATLLIIWVINPHPGLALGMVLVAACPGGNMSNFFTHLAKGNLALSVSLTTFSSAFAFILTPIGFFFWGNILPVTKEYLKSITVSPYEILVSITVLLVVPLILGILFQKLFPKLTHTVKRAVQRISILLLAFFIVGALATNWKFFKEYIQLLFGLVFVMNLAGLSLGYYFAKLFRLPLGDRKTVAIETGIQNSSLGLAIVFSFFDGLGGMAMICAWWGIWHLIAGAAIATYWNKTTPKELES
- a CDS encoding NADPH-dependent assimilatory sulfite reductase hemoprotein subunit, yielding MAEQKKETLAEKVKRLSRGLRGSLALSLKDEHTGSLRSDDQLLLKFHGMYQQDDRDRREERAAKKLERLYSFMIRLRIPGGMIGPVHWEALHNVAGENSTGTIKITTRQTVQLHGILKSKIKPTIKAFDSVFLDSIAACGDVNRNVTCTSNPATSPLHKEVFGYAGEISRSLLPKTRAYYEIWLDENLLAEKEEPEDPLYKDVYLPRKFKIAIAIPPYNDVDLFTNDIGLIAIIENGQLLGFNVAVGGGLGTTHGNPDTYPRVGTVFGFIPKKDILKVVYEIVTVQRDFGNREDRKLSRLKYTLDRLGVEFYKREVEKRVGISFEPAKEYQFTQRSDDFGWRQDVAGNWHYTVFVENGRVCDEHGYNLKTALLEVSKTRRATFRFTCNQNLILSDIFPKDKDLIESILVKFGVHRKTNEISQIRKNSIACVALNTCSLALAEAQRYLPSLIDKIEPILGKHGLADEPVSIRMTGCPNGCARPYISEIGLVGTSYGKYNLHLGADAEGYRLNRKYKEDLDEAAILSELDGLFGRFSKERNTKESFGDYINRIGILN
- a CDS encoding diflavin oxidoreductase, whose protein sequence is MLSDEKRNRFLQLLKESTKDEWVWMSGYLSALTQASIGGSVDVSLTPPVSIDSGTDPLHGNLKAQPIQCSVVYGTETGNSKKLGTELVKKLKELGVSAKLKSTDTYKAKDLKEEEYLFVVVSTHGDGEPPQAAKPFIQILADSKDSLSKVKFAVLGLGDTSYPLFCQTGEDVDSMLSKLGAERIQPLGKCDVDFEAVAKPWMSELISKLNAHSKTATPQSPKTTQNPAAKPASGGKVVYEGAVVTNIVLNDVGASKSTRHIEIKTTVPIDYLPGDSAGFLAYNREDEVNRILSLLKTDRETRVTYKGETWMAYDLFRKKVSVRFLPDRVIQKYAGLIGKELPSGKLDLDVLLTLNPSEKQLELQTLVDILEPIVPRYYSIASSPSAHGEDEVHLTVAEVEIETFTGIKTGFCSGFLSELKEGEVVPFFIQRNNSFRLPSPDTDIIMIGPGTGIAPFRSFLFEREQNSGNGKNWLFFGERNFVSDFYYQTELLELMDTGVLHRLNAAFSRDTKQKVYVQDRMGENAAELLKWIESGAVIYLCGSKDPMSKDVDRKLIEILSERTFDTGKEASDYLKELEEAGRYIKDVY
- the cobA gene encoding uroporphyrinogen-III C-methyltransferase, translating into MSSNKTEHGFVSFVSGGPGPIDLLTLRGRSRIESADVILYDALLDPGFLDLFPEDAQILYVGKRSGEHARTQSEINSLLVEFATQGKHVVRLKGGDASIFGRLAEEIQSLEKEGISFEVIPGVSSVTTGVAELGLSLTVRGISRQIIILDGHTILEDERSWIGMENFQGTIAILMGSKKTKELAETLIQKGMSGTTPIVLAENVGRGNPIYTTSTLADTALNEIPKQSTGPGILYVGEVIRPLLDRTKKTLGYSSQNLI
- a CDS encoding precorrin-2 dehydrogenase/sirohydrochlorin ferrochelatase family protein, whose protein sequence is MNFKKYPIFLNLENKNILIVGGGNACLEKLKGLEFTGAKIHVIAINFSAEVKTFLAKYPNITTEERAVGEEDLNHRDIIFLGTSDSGINQKFRALAKEKGIWVNSVDDPKNCDFYSSSSVSIGPVQFAISTDGKFAGVSSTLRKLFEEIIPEEDHELMETLFEMRRNLKEILPNDKERRLVLKEIVQNLNSRYFHKH